The Oncorhynchus masou masou isolate Uvic2021 chromosome 14, UVic_Omas_1.1, whole genome shotgun sequence region GAAGAGGATGAGACAGCATGACTATTGGATGAAATAACCCAATTCACAGTGTTAGGGTGAATGTAgaacatagagacctgaaacactcacAGGTGATGGAGCAATGTTGTTTACACTCTTCCTCCTCTGTGCAGATTTCCACCCAGCAGTAAAAGTACACCTGAGAGACAAGATTCAGTAATCAGTGTTTTtccctaaccctggtcctccagtaccccaacagtacacatttccATTGTAGTCCTGGACAAAACACATatcattcaactcattgagggcttgatgattagttgaatcaggtgtgcttgtcggGGCTACAAtgaaaatgtgtactgttgggtcATCGATGatcagggttgggaaacactgtagCAGATGGAGGACCAAGAGATCTTTGTTTTGACAATATATAATCAAACAAAAATAAACAtaacatgcaataatttcaacaattttacagttcataaggaaatgagtcaattgaaataaataaattaggccctaatctatggatttcatatgattgggcaggggcgcagccatgggtgggcctgggaggacataggcccaaacacttgggagccaggcccagccaatcagaattagtttttccccacagaagagctttattacagacagaaatactcctcaatttcatcagctgtccgggtggctggtctcagacaatcccgcaggtgaagaagccggatgtggaggtcctgggctggtgtggttacacgtggtctgcggttgtgtgactggttggacatactgccaaattctctaaaacgacggaggcagcttatggtggagaaataaacaaattctctggcaacaactctggtggatcttcctgcagtcagaatgtcAATTGCACGCTCTCTCAAAACCTGagatattgtgttgtgtgaaaaaactgcacattttagagtggccttttcttatccccagaacaaggtgcacatctgtaatgatcatgccgtttaatcggtttcttgatatgccacacatttcaggtggatggattatcttggcaaatgagaaatgctcactaacaggggatgtaaacaaatttgtgcacaacatttgagagaaatatgctttgtgtgtgtatggaagagttctgggatattttatttcagctcatgaaacatgggaccaacactttacatgttgtgtttatatttttgttcagtatattagcAAAATGTTCAGATTCTTCAGATAAATAGGATAGACCTTACCTCTTCCACACTGGGATTGCCCGTCTCAGGGTCCACGAAGGAAAAGGTCTTGACATCAAACCTCCTGACCTGGGAGTGAGAGGTTGTCTTCCCCTGACTGTCCACTGGGACAGAACTCCTCATGTTGTCCAGAGGGTTAGGACAGCTGTCAGGGAGAAGGATGGGAGTGAGACTACTAAACCAATGTATATTGTCAGTCTTCATATTCACTGTGATTCATCTTGAGTCAGTATAGGAAAActtttgtctccctccctccctctcacccatcATAGAGTAGTGTCCATACGGAGTGTCTGGAGGCAGGGTAGGCGAAGCAGTCACGCACACGCAGGGAGAGactggggtcaggggagggtggcGTGATTGACACCTCCACATACACAGGCTTATGCAGATAGAGGGTCAGGGGCAGCTGGTCCTCAGGGAGGAAAGAGGTAAAGGACTCATCTGGAAAAAAGAGAAAGGGCCAGGATGATGGAGGTCTaccagtgtaacagtgtgtgaaGTGACAACTCTTGATGCCATATACTTGCAGTGATTGGATTTGGCATCCCTTGCTTGGTCTGTGGAAACCATATTGTtttactacagtacctgtggctATTCTCATCTGCACTCGGACAGTCCCCAGTGCAGTCACAGGTGGAGGGTTAGTTGGGTTTAAGGACCACAGATCAGTGTGGAGGAGAGCTGACCCCTCGTATTGACACTGGACCTGCAGACTACAAACCAAGTCTCATTCAAAACATTTACTCCAGTTTCAAGCAATTAGGTTCTGGCTAAAGCCACGATATGGTAAAGTAGTCCAAATTGTAGTGCACTGTCCACAGGCAGGAAGAGAAATACGCAGCTACCTGAAGGGAGAATGTTTGCCTGTAATCTTTGGATGCAGTTCCTCAACTTCTACCTCATAGCTTACAACATCCCCATTCACCTGTAAATATAAGATGGGGAACAAGTTATTTTAGCATACCTAAGAGTATTCAACACTGCAAGAAAAAGCAGCATTATACTACTACCAGAGGCATTCTGGACAGAAGTATACTACTGTAGAATAGGGCAGAAGTTAAACTAGGCCGACTGACTCACCATCATCTTTGTGCCACACTCCCTCACCCCGATTTTAAAGACAGCTGTATCTGCAGAGGTAGCTACAGGAGAGCATTGTGGCTGACCCTTGACAGCAAGGTTGTTGTGGTTAATTGGGGGGTCAGTGTCTGTTGCCTTCACAGAGAACACAAAATGGCCATCCAGAGAACAGGctgagagcaggaggagacagaaacaaggagttattcttgacatttaatctcTGATATCACTATGCGCCAATCTCACCACAACAGTTACTATCCCTCTGCTGATACTTTCTTCCAGAAGCATGTTCTCAATTGTACAAAATACACACAAAACTAATTCCATTACTGTTCATTCTGTAATAGCAAGTTGAGTCATGATCATCATAGCAGCATCCCAGTTTGAGACAGCCATCATTGGAGATATCCTGGAGACCACAGTCCACACGCAAAGCTCTATGGATGCTGCATTTTCCTGATCGTGCTGAAGGAAAGTAAATTGGAATAATTACTTTTAcagaggtggtactaaatgccaCTGCAATCACTATGTGGGATAAATCATCTAAATTCACTCCCTATGACATTATATGAACTCACAGGTGCGACCGATGATGGGTTTCTGGGCCATCCTCTTGAGTAGGGGGCAGCTAATATTGACCCTGTACCATTGATCCCCTGCATCTAGCTGGACTCTCAAAGACACAACCACTGTGTCACCCTAAAGATAAACCAAAGTGGTTTGATATGGCAATCAGTCGGTTTACACACAGACCAAGACCTCTCAGTGCAatgaacaacaaaaaatacattacCATACCTCAACCTGTGTGTAGCAACTGTCATATCGACTCTGGAAAGAAAGGGCACcattcttctctccccttctcactccaCAATGTTCTTTGGCTTTTGGCACAGGCACActgactccagacctgtctgGGGAAAAGGAGATCACCCAGCATACCATACATTCTAATTAAACAAACATAATCTGCAGATATAGAGGGCTATTTACCTTTTACGTGCAGGTTATGAAGAACCGCTTGACCAAAAACTGCGCGTATTCGTCGGGCGGTGCAGGTGACTCGAGGCAGGGCATCTTGTGCTCTAGTTTGAGCGGTTTTCTGCTGCACGAGAGTTGAAAGGCATCGGTAATATGGCGCAAAGAATGCAAAAATTACACAAATCATAAGTCGCATTGTTAGGCTACAAGTTATGCTATGTTTTAATTTGTTAAATGATTCACAATTGAACAATACAATTGTGACAAAAGTAATATTTTGCGCGGTATTTGTGTGGTTTCTTTGTGTAGTGAAGAAACGTGTCGTGCAAGACCAGTAATTGGAGTGATAAGGCAGGACATTGCGTCAGGCTTTGTTAGCCTACAGGTGATTAAGTCAATTATCACAGTGTGACTGTATGGTGGCCTGCTGTATGTAATACATCCGTGACTGAATGAATGATAACATTTCAGTTTatgaatacattttatttattattaagcGATCCTTCCAACGTTTACCCCATTGTTTTCTTTACTGTGGGGAAAAGTTCTGCTATATTGTGGACTTTCATTGTAATACTATGTTGAATCCGAAGGAAAATAAGGACATATCACCCTTGATTAAAAGTTCAAAGTAAAGTGAAGGTAGTGTACGGCACATTTGCACTCTGCATACAATACTAGGCAATTCATGTTCACCTCAGGGTCAGTAAATGCAATTATTACATAACAACCTCaatccccttctcttctctcacaGTTGCCATGATCATTTCTCAGTCCCTATGCTATGAGGCATTTTAACATGAGCGCTTATATTCATTGATGATGTGCTGCTATTAATGTCAGTGTGTCCTTTGTTGTGTATGTATTGGTGGTGTTATGTATTGGCTGGTTCAATCAAATGGGCCCTTTTGGGGATGAATAAAGAACTATCTTATTTTATTACATAGCCAGGCCCATCTTCTTGCTACATATTGGAAGCCACAAAATTAAATAGAATGTTGTATCTTCATACTATAAACACTGTGTTCAGTAGGCCTACTGTCACTCTGCCCATTGCATGGCATTGTCCCCCATGTCATGCAGACACAGAACAGGATGCAAATAGCTATATAGGACAATGCTTGGAAGTCTACTTTTTGCATGTAGCAATTTGAGGAAGACCGTTGAGCAAAATTACTTGTAAATTCATGTGATCCACATAATTGCAGCTAAATTAAAAGTTGTCCCACTGAGACGAGACATGCCTCATGTCAGTTAAAAGTGGAATGGACATGATATACACATAGTTAAACTAAGTGATGAGAAAATGTTCACATGTAGTTTTCTTTTCTGTATTCCATCCTTTTTTTGGACCATACATAAGTCATGACTCATGAGTCATAAACTGATTACACAATTGGCCTACTAGCTTTTCCATTACATGTGTTGGATGTACAAGCAGAATTATATAACCCAATTTGGAATATATAGCCACCCATTAGATGTTCTAGTATTG contains the following coding sequences:
- the LOC135554875 gene encoding zona pellucida sperm-binding protein 4-like, producing the protein MPCLESPAPPDEYAQFLVKRFFITCTSGVSVPVPKAKEHCGVRRGEKNGALSFQSRYDSCYTQVEGDTVVVSLRVQLDAGDQWYRVNISCPLLKRMAQKPIIGRTSRSGKCSIHRALRVDCGLQDISNDGCLKLGCCYDDHDSTCYYRMNTCSLDGHFVFSVKATDTDPPINHNNLAVKGQPQCSPVATSADTAVFKIGVRECGTKMMVNGDVVSYEVEVEELHPKITGKHSPFSLQVQCQYEGSALLHTDLWSLNPTNPPPVTALGTVRVQMRIATDESFTSFLPEDQLPLTLYLHKPVYVEVSITPPSPDPSLSLRVRDCFAYPASRHSVWTLLYDGCPNPLDNMRSSVPVDSQGKTTSHSQVRRFDVKTFSFVDPETGNPSVEEVYFYCWVEICTEEEECKQHCSITSPDGERARRESGSDRVAQLVSFGPVLLGQNSKGIIVI